The following are encoded together in the Jaculus jaculus isolate mJacJac1 chromosome 3, mJacJac1.mat.Y.cur, whole genome shotgun sequence genome:
- the LOC123459499 gene encoding olfactory receptor 2D3-like, whose translation MGEENRTSVTEFIFLGLSQDPHTQLLLFFLFLAIYLLTVLGNLLIIVLIHVDSRLHTPMYFFLRNLSFADLCFSTTTVPQVLVHFLVKRKTISLAGCSTQIVVLLLVGCTECALLAVMSYDRYVAVCKPLHYSTIMTHGVCVQLAAGSWASGAFVSLVDTTFTLRLPYRGNNIINHFFCEPPALLKLASADTYSTEMAIFAMGVVILLAPVSLILISYWNIISTVIQMQSGEGRLKVFSTCGSHLIVVVFFYGSAIFAYMRPNSKIMNEGDKMISVFYSAVTPMLNPIIYSLRNKDVKGALRRITMI comes from the coding sequence ATGGGAGAGGAGAACCGCACCTCTGTGACAGAATTCATCTTCCTGGGCCTCTCACAGGACCCACACACCcagctcctcctcttcttcctcttcctggcCATCTACCTGCTCACCGTGCTGGGGAACCTGCTGATCATTGTGCTCATCCACGTGGACTCCAGGCTCCACACACCCATGTACTTTTTCCTCAGAAACCTGTCCTTTGCTGATCTCTGCTTTTCCACCACCACAGTCCCCCAGGTGCTGGTCCACTTCCTGGTAAAGAGAAAGACCATTTCCTTGGCTGGATGCTCAACACAGATAGTGGTCTTACTCCTGGTTGGCTGTACAGAGTGTGCACTCCTAGCTGTGATGTCCTACGACCGGTACGTGGCTGTCTGCAAACCGCTGCACTACTCCACCATCATGACACACGGGGTTTGTGTCCAGCTGGCTGCTGGGTCCTGGGCCAGTGGAGCATTTGTGTCTCTGGTGGACACCACGTTCACATTGCGTCTTCCTTACCGAGGAAACAACATCATAAACCATTTTTTCTGTGAACCACCTGCCCTCCTGAAGCTGGCTTCAGCAGACACTTACAGCACAGAAATGGCCATCTTTGCAATGGGTGTGGTCATACTCCTGGCACCTGTCTCCCTCATCCTCATCTCCTACTGGAATATCATCTCCACCGTGATCCAGATGCAGTCTGGAGAGGGGAGGCTCAAGGTCTTCTCCACCTGTGGGTCTCATCTCATTGTCGTTGTTTTCTTCTATGGCTCAGCAATATTTGCCTACATGAGACCAAATTCCAAGATAATGAATGAAGGGGACAAAATGATTTCTGTGTTTTACTCAGCAGTGACTCCCATGCTAAACCCCATCATTTATAGCCTGAGGAACAAGGATGTCAAAGGGGCTCTTAGGAGAATAACAATGATATAA